The region ACACCTCGCGCGGGCCCATCGTCGACGAGGCGGCGCTGCGGGAGGCGCTGCACGCGGGGCGCATCGCCGGCGCGGGCATCGACGTCTTCGAGCGCGAGCCGCTGCCCGCCGACGACCCGTGGCGCGGTGTGCCGCGCACGGTCCTGACCCCGCATCTCGGGTACGTGACCGAGGGGACCTACCGGGCCTTCTACGCCGACACGGTGGAGTCCATCGGCGCGTTCCTGGAGGGAGCGCCGGTCCGCGTCCTCAACGCGGGCTGACCAGCATCCGTCCGGTCGGTCGGCTCGCGCGCCGACCGGCCGACGCGCGGCGTCGGCGCCGCGCGCCCCGCTACCGCTCAGAGAAAGCGTCCTTGACGGCCGGAGAGACGTAGCTCACAGTCGTCATACCAACCAGTCGGTCTGGATCTGTTGCCGAACCGAGGAGACAGCCGATGACCTCGAGCGAGCAGGCGGGCACCCGTGACCGCGCCTCCCGCAAGCTGATGATCGCCGCGCTGATCGCGTCGTCCATCGAGTGGTACGACTTCTTCATCTACGCCACCGCCGCCGCACTGGTCTTCGGGCCGCTGTTCTTCCCCGACTCGACGCCGCTGATCGGCATCCTGCTCTCCTTCGCCACCTTCTGGGCGGGCTTCGTGTCCCGGCCGCTGGGCGGGCTGGTCTTCGGCCACCTCGGCGACCGCATCGGCCGCAAGCCCGCGGTCGTGACGTGCCTGGTCATGATGGGCGGGGCGACCTTCCTGATCGGCGTCCTGCCCGGCGCGGCCACCATCGGCGTGCTCGCGCCCGTGCTGCTGGTGACGCTGCGGTTCCTGCAGGGCATCGCCGTCGGCGGGCAGTGGGGCGGCATCATCCTGCTGCTCACCGAGAACTCCGCGGGCTCGCGCCGCGGCCGGGCGGGCACCTTCGGCCAGATGGGCGTCCCGCTCGGCGTGATCCTCGGCAACGCGGCGTTCCTGCTGGTCGGCGCGACCCTCCCGCACGAGGCGTTCCTGTCGTGGGGCTGGCGGATCCCGTTCCTGGCCAGCGCGGCGCTTGCGCCGGTGGTGCTGTTCATCCAGCTCAAGGTCGAGGACACCCCGGTGTTCCAGGAGCTCAAGCAGCGCAAGCAGCAGGAGGCCGCGCGGGTCGAGCAGGCGCCGCTGATGGAGGTCCTGCGCTCCCACAAGCGGACCGTGCTCCTGGGTGCGGGGCTGCTGTTCGCCACCAACGCGGTGTTCTACATCAGCATCTCGGGCCTGCTGGCCTACGCGACCACCGAGCTGGGCATGGACCGAAACGCGTTGCTGCTGCTGGCGCTGGGATCCTCCGCGGTCGGCGTCGCGACGATCTTCCTCAGCGGCGCGCTGTCGGACCGGTGGGGCAGGCGGCCGCTGATCTTCGCAGGCGCGGCGCTGCTGCTGGTCTGGGCTTTCCCGTTCTTCTGGCTGGTCGACACCGCGACCTTGCTCGGCGTCGCCGTCGCCACGACCGTGGGCAGCGTCGGGTCGAGCCTGACCTACGGCCCGCTGGCGGCCTACCTCAGCGAGCTGTTCGAGCCGCGCGTCCGCTACTCGGGCGCGTCGCTGGCCTACCAGCTCGCCGCGATCCTCGTCAGCGGCGGCACGCCGTTCATCATGACCGCGCTGCTGGCCGCGACGGGGACCTCGGCGTCGGTGGCGGCGTTCCTGTTCGCCATGGCGCTGGTGACCCTGCTGTCGGCGTGGGGGCTGCGCGAGACGCGGCCCACCGCGGCGGCCGACCCGGCGGCTGCCCAGGTCGCGCAGGCGTAGCGCTCAGCCGGTACGAGAACGGGGGCGGTGCGGATCACTCCGCACCGCCCCGTCCTCGTACGCCGGTCACTCGAACACGATCACGCTCCGGGCGCCGTGCCCGGCCTTCATCTGCGCGAAGGACTCACCGATGTCGTCCAGCGCGATCCGCTGCGACACCAGCGAGTCCAGGTCCAGCGTCCCGTCCCGGTAGTGCTGGAGCAGCACCGGGACGTCGACCCGCGGGTCGGTGCTGCCGTACATGCAGCCCCGCAGCGTGCGGGCGAAGTGGCCGATCTCCAGCGCGTTGAAGGTCACCTCGTCGGAGACCGCGCCCAGCCCGACGATCGTGGCCTGCCCGCCGCGCCGGGTCGCCGACCAAGCGCCCCGGATGGTCTCGGCCCGGCCCACGCACTCGAAGGCGTGGTCGGCGCCGCGGCCCTCGGTGAGCTTGCGGATCCGCTTGCTCAGGTCGGCCGACGGCTCCAGCGCGTGGGTGGCGCCGAGCCGCCGGGCAAGGTCGAACTTCTCCACCGCCGGGTCGACCGCGATGACCGGCCCTGCCCCGGCGATCCGCGCGGCCTGCACCGCGCACAGCCCGATGCCGCCGAGCCCGAAGACGACCACGCTCTCACCGGGACGCACGCGCGCGGCGTTGAACACCGCTCCGGCGCCCGTCAGCACCGCGCACCCGAGCAGCGCCGCCTGCTCCAGCGGCACGTCCTCCGGCAGCGGGATGCAGGCGTTGGCGCCGACCAGCGTCTCGGTGGCGAAGGCCGCGGTGCCCAGGCCCGGGTACACCGGGGTGGTGTCGGCGAGCGCGCCGTAGGGCTGGCCCATCGCGTCGCTCGCGCGCGGGCAGAGGTAAGGCTGGTCGTGCGTGCAGAACCAGCATTCCCGGCACGGCGGAGTCCAGTTGAGCACCACCGGGTCGCCGGGGCGCAGCCCCTCGACGCCCTCGCCGACCTCGACCACCCGGCCCGCGCCCTCGTGGCCCAGCACCACCGGCGCCGGGTGCGCCAGCACGCCGGTCGCCAGCGACAGGTCGGAGTGGCACACCCCCGTCGCGGCCAGCTTCACCCGGACCCGGCCGGGTCCGGGTGCGGGCAGCTCGACGTCCTCCACCCGCAGCTCGCCGCCGATCTCCCGCAGCACCGCTGCCTGTGCGGCTGTCATCAATGCTCTCCTTCGGTAGGGAGTGCCCCGACGGCGGGCCGCCGCGCGCCGGACAGGGGCTGGGACGCGGTGGGTCAGAGCTCGTCGGCGAGCCGGCGGACGCGTTCGATGAGGTTGGTGCGGCCCTGCGCGGTGCCGGCCAGCGGGGTGACGTTGAGGGTCGTCACGCCGGACTCCCGCAGTGCGGCCAGCCGCTCCTTGACGTGGCCCTCAGGGCCGATCAGCGAGGTCTTGACCAGCAGCTCCTTCGGCACCGCCGCGGCGGCCTCGTCCTTCTTGCCCGCCAGGTAGAGGTCCTGGATCTCCTCGGCCTCGGCCTCGTAGCCGTAGCGCCGGGCCAGGTCGTTGTAGAAGTTGCGGCCCTTGGCGCCCATGCCCCCGATGTAGAGCGCGAGCATCGGGCGCATGCCGTCGAGGTAGTCGTCCAGGCCCTCGCCGATGGCCAGGGGCGCCTGCGCCACGACGTCGAGATCGGGCAGGGACGCGTCGCGCTTGGCCTTGCCCGCCGACAGCGAGTCGCCCCAGACCTCGCCCGCCTTCTCCGGCACGTAGAAGATCGGCTCCCACGCCTCGGCGATCTCGGCGACCATCGCGACGTTCTTCGGGCCGATCGCGGCGATCATGATCGGGATCCGCTCCCGCACCGGGTGGTTGATCAGCTTCAGCGGCTTGCCCAGGCCGGTGCCCTGGCCCTCGGGCAGCGGGATCTGGAAGTGCTTGCCCTCGTGCACCACCTTCTCCCGCCGCCACACCTGGCGGCAGATGTCGACGATCTCGCGGGTGCGCCCCAGCGGCGCGTGGTAGGGCACGCCGTGGAAGCCCTCGATGACCTGCGGCCCGGACGCGCCGATGCCGAGGGTGAAGCGGCCCCCGGAGACGTAGTCCATCCCGGCGGCGGTCATCGCCGTCAGGGTGGGTGTGCGGGTGTAGATCTGCAGGATCCCGGAGGCGATCTCCAGCCGCTCGGTGCGGGCGGCGATGAAGCCCATCTGGCTCACCGCGTCGAAGGAGTACGCCTCAGGGACGTAGACGATGTCCAGCCCGGCCTTCTCGTAGCCGGCGAGCTCGTCGACGGTCTCCCTGAACCCACCGCTGTAGTTGAGCGGCATACCGATGCGCATGGTGGTCCTCTCCGTTGCGGCCCGCGGCGACGCGTTCCGGCTCCGCCGCCGAGGTGCCCAGAGGTTACCGCCGGGTAGACGGGTTCCGGGAGTCCCCGCGCGCCTCCGTCGCGCCCCTCTTCGGTGTGAAGCCCGGGGTGAACGCGGACACGTGTCCGGGAGTCCGGGAGAACCGATCCGGAATAATGGGACACATGTACCTATCGATGCCTTGCTCCCGGCCCGTCACCTGCTGTGCGCGCACGAACGCGGTGCGTCGCGTTTGCCCAGGTGCCGCATCGGGAACGGGTATCGGATGAGGCTGGGACTGCTGGACGTCGGATCGGCCGCCGCGCACCTGGAGGTGGTCGACCTCGACAGGAGCCGGCTTCCGCGCGCGTCCTGGAGCCACAAGGCGCGGACCCGGCTCGCCGAGAACACCGCACCTGATGGGGTGGTCACCGCCCGCGGCTTCGAGCAGGCCGAGTGCGCCGTTCGTGAGTGCGTCCGGGCAGCGCGGGCCGAGGTGCCGGACGTGCTGGTCGCCTACGGCACTTCCGCGGTGCGCGACGCGGTCAACGGCGTCGAGCTGAGGAAGCGCCTCGGAGACGTGGCGGGCGTGCGGATCGGCGTGCTCACCCCGCGCGACGAGGCCGCCCTGACCTACCACGCCGCGTGGCGCTGGCACGGTCGTGCGGGCGCGACGATGACCACCGTCGACATCGGCGGCGGCACCAGCGACGTCGCCACCGGGGACGGTCCCTACCCCGACGACGTGGTTTCGCTGCCGTTCGGCGCGGCGCGCCTGACCCGCCAGTACCTGCCCGACGACCCGCCGGGCCCGGAGCAGGTCGAGGAGCTGGTGTCGGCGATCCGCGGCGCCGTGCGGCGGTCGCTGCGCCACCTGGCGGGCACCGAGCTCGGGCACCCGGTGGCGCTGTCGAAGGTGCTGCGCCAGCTCGCGGTGCTGACCGAGAGCTCCGGAGCCCGCGCCGTGCGCCACCCCGACCGGCTGGCGCGGGCGAGCCTGGAGAGCTGGATCCCGAAGCTGGCCTCGCTGAGCCAGGCCGAACGCGCCAAGCTGCCCGGCGTGTCGCGCACCCGCGCGCGACGCATCCTCGCCGGTGCCGTCGTCGCCGAGGTCATCCTCGACGCGATCGGGATCGAGCAGCTCGAGATCTGCCCATGGGGACTGCGCGAAGGCATGGTCTTCCGCTTCGCCGAGGCGTGCGAGCGGGCGGGCGGGGTCTCCGGAGAGGCGCTGCACGCGGCGTCGGCGGAGATCTTCACCTGAGATCCCGAGCGGCTGACGGCGCTTCAAAGCTCCTTCGGCGCGCACCGCGCACCGGGTACCGGTGAGGACCGGCGCAAGATCCCCGGAACAAGTAGCGTCGGAAGCGTCAACCGCCGTCTAGTCAGGAAGGTCGCGACGTGGCCGTTCTGGTGCACATCCTGATCACCATGGTCGCGGTGTGGCTGACCACGCTGCTGCCCGGGATCACGCTCGGCGGGCGGGACACCCCGGCGCAGATCCTCACGGTGCTCGCGGTGGCGGTCGTGTTCGGGCTGGTCAACGTGGTGCTCAAGCCGATCGCCAAGACGCTGGGCTGCCTGCTCTACGTGCTGACGCTGGGCCTGTTCGGACTCGTGGTCAACGCGTTGCTGCTCTGGCTGACCAGCTACCTGGCGGGCGAGCTCGGCCTGCCGTTCCACGTCGACGGCTTCTGGCCGGCGTTCTGGGGCGCGTTGATCATCACGATCGTCAGCAGCGCGCTGCACGGCGTCGTCCGGCGGACGCGCACACCCGGGGAGGAGCGGCCGAGGGCCTGAGCGGCGCTCGGGACTCGCCCGGCGTGGTGCGCGGGGGTGGTCCAAGCGGCTGACGCTGCTTCAAATGCCGAAGAGGGCCTGATCGCGACCACTCCCGCGGCCGGAAGCGGCCGGCCGGAGCGGCCGTTGGAGTGGTCCGCCGGCGCGGGCGCGGACGCCGCGGTGATCGGCCGACTATCCTCCACGTGCTCGAAACCAGTCGTCGGAGTCGGGATGCGCTGCACTTTCCGGGAGTTCCAGGCCCTCGCCGGCTCGGGCGTCACGCGCGCCGGTGCCTCGGAGGCCGTCGCGTTCCTGACCGGCAGGCCGGGCTCCGGACCGCCGAGCATGCCCTACCGGCTCGAGGCCCGCTGGCAGGACGTGCTGACCGCGCTGGCGGGCGGTTCGGTGTACGGGTTCCTGCGGATCATCGACCCCGGCGCGGACGAGACGCGCGTGCT is a window of Saccharopolyspora erythraea NRRL 2338 DNA encoding:
- a CDS encoding phage holin family protein, encoding MAVLVHILITMVAVWLTTLLPGITLGGRDTPAQILTVLAVAVVFGLVNVVLKPIAKTLGCLLYVLTLGLFGLVVNALLLWLTSYLAGELGLPFHVDGFWPAFWGALIITIVSSALHGVVRRTRTPGEERPRA
- a CDS encoding Ppx/GppA phosphatase family protein; the encoded protein is MRLGLLDVGSAAAHLEVVDLDRSRLPRASWSHKARTRLAENTAPDGVVTARGFEQAECAVRECVRAARAEVPDVLVAYGTSAVRDAVNGVELRKRLGDVAGVRIGVLTPRDEAALTYHAAWRWHGRAGATMTTVDIGGGTSDVATGDGPYPDDVVSLPFGAARLTRQYLPDDPPGPEQVEELVSAIRGAVRRSLRHLAGTELGHPVALSKVLRQLAVLTESSGARAVRHPDRLARASLESWIPKLASLSQAERAKLPGVSRTRARRILAGAVVAEVILDAIGIEQLEICPWGLREGMVFRFAEACERAGGVSGEALHAASAEIFT
- a CDS encoding MFS transporter yields the protein MTSSEQAGTRDRASRKLMIAALIASSIEWYDFFIYATAAALVFGPLFFPDSTPLIGILLSFATFWAGFVSRPLGGLVFGHLGDRIGRKPAVVTCLVMMGGATFLIGVLPGAATIGVLAPVLLVTLRFLQGIAVGGQWGGIILLLTENSAGSRRGRAGTFGQMGVPLGVILGNAAFLLVGATLPHEAFLSWGWRIPFLASAALAPVVLFIQLKVEDTPVFQELKQRKQQEAARVEQAPLMEVLRSHKRTVLLGAGLLFATNAVFYISISGLLAYATTELGMDRNALLLLALGSSAVGVATIFLSGALSDRWGRRPLIFAGAALLLVWAFPFFWLVDTATLLGVAVATTVGSVGSSLTYGPLAAYLSELFEPRVRYSGASLAYQLAAILVSGGTPFIMTALLAATGTSASVAAFLFAMALVTLLSAWGLRETRPTAAADPAAAQVAQA
- a CDS encoding Zn-dependent alcohol dehydrogenase — translated: MTAAQAAVLREIGGELRVEDVELPAPGPGRVRVKLAATGVCHSDLSLATGVLAHPAPVVLGHEGAGRVVEVGEGVEGLRPGDPVVLNWTPPCRECWFCTHDQPYLCPRASDAMGQPYGALADTTPVYPGLGTAAFATETLVGANACIPLPEDVPLEQAALLGCAVLTGAGAVFNAARVRPGESVVVFGLGGIGLCAVQAARIAGAGPVIAVDPAVEKFDLARRLGATHALEPSADLSKRIRKLTEGRGADHAFECVGRAETIRGAWSATRRGGQATIVGLGAVSDEVTFNALEIGHFARTLRGCMYGSTDPRVDVPVLLQHYRDGTLDLDSLVSQRIALDDIGESFAQMKAGHGARSVIVFE
- a CDS encoding LLM class F420-dependent oxidoreductase; this translates as MRIGMPLNYSGGFRETVDELAGYEKAGLDIVYVPEAYSFDAVSQMGFIAARTERLEIASGILQIYTRTPTLTAMTAAGMDYVSGGRFTLGIGASGPQVIEGFHGVPYHAPLGRTREIVDICRQVWRREKVVHEGKHFQIPLPEGQGTGLGKPLKLINHPVRERIPIMIAAIGPKNVAMVAEIAEAWEPIFYVPEKAGEVWGDSLSAGKAKRDASLPDLDVVAQAPLAIGEGLDDYLDGMRPMLALYIGGMGAKGRNFYNDLARRYGYEAEAEEIQDLYLAGKKDEAAAAVPKELLVKTSLIGPEGHVKERLAALRESGVTTLNVTPLAGTAQGRTNLIERVRRLADEL